The Lutra lutra chromosome 15, mLutLut1.2, whole genome shotgun sequence genome includes a region encoding these proteins:
- the PEAR1 gene encoding platelet endothelial aggregation receptor 1 isoform X3 gives MVLGQCHRKRLGSLDSELLSSSGLTCWPCLLWPLLPGRALCAQECVHGRCVAPSRCQCEQGWRGEDCSSACAPGVWGPQCDEPCHCGNDSSCDPKSGACFCPLGLQPPRCLQPCPPGQYGLACGLRCRCHGAPCDPRTGACFCPPERKGPSCEVSCLPGPAGFCPRTQPCHNGGVYQASQGSCSCPPGWMGTICSLPCPEGFHGPNCSQECHCHNGGLCDRFTGQCRCAPGYTGDRCREECPVGSFGQDCAETCDCAQGARCFPANGACLCEHGFTGDRCTERLCPDGLYGLSCQEPCTCDPEHSLSCHPMSGECSCLPGWAGLHCNESCPQDTHGPGCQEHCLCLHGGVCQPDSGHCRCAPGYTGPHCASLCPPDTYGVDCSARCSCDNAIACSPVDGACVCKEGWQRGNCSVPCSPGTWGFGCNASCQCAHEAACSPQTGACTCTPGWHGAHCQLPCPKGQFGEGCASRCDCDHSDGCDPVHGHCRCQAGWTGARCHLPCPDGLWGADCNKSCTCKHGGTCVPENGNCVCAPGFRGPSCQKSCQPGRYGKRCAPCKCANHSSCHPSDGTCFCLAGWTGSDCSQPCPLGHWGADCAQPCQCGHGGTCHPQDGSCFCPPGWTGRLCLEGCSPGTFGPNCSQPCQCAPGERCHPVTGACVCPPEDSGAPCRIGNQEPFTMMPTSPVAYNSLGAVIGIAVLGSLVVALLALFVGYRHWQKGKEHRHLVVAYSGGHLDSSEYVMPDVPPSYSHYYSNPSYHTLSQCSPNTPPPNKVPGSQQFAGFQGLDNHSTLPADWKHRREPPPGPVERGPISEEGLGASVASLSSENPYATIRDLPSLLGSPRESSYVEMKGPPTGSPLRQPAQVWDSQGRRHPQPQRDSGTYEEPSPLTYDRDSAGSQPPLPPGLPPGHYDSPKNSHIPGHYDLPPVRQPPSPPLRHQDR, from the exons ATGGTGCTTGGACAATGTCACCGAAAGCGGCTGGGGAGCCTGGACTCTGAGCTTCTGTCAAGTTCTGGCCTAACTTGCTGGCCCTGTCTTCTGTGGCCACTTCTTCCAGGCCGAG CGCTCTGTGCCCAGGAGTGCGTCCACGGCCGCTGTGTGGCTCCCAGTCGGTGCCAGTGTGAGCAGGGCTGGCGGGGCGAGGACTGCTCCAGTG CCTGTGCCCCAGGCGTGTGGGGGCCTCAGTGTGACGAGCCCTGCCACTGCGGGAACGACAGCTCCTGCGACCCCAAGAGCGgggcctgcttctgccccttgGGCCTGCAGCCCCCACGttgcctccagccctgcccccccGGCCAGTACGGCCTTGCCTGCGGGTTGCGCTGCAGGTGCCACGGAGCGCCCTGTGACCCCCGGAccggagcctgcttctgccccccGGAGAGGAAGGGGCCCAG CTGTGAGGTGTCCTGTCTCCCGGGCCCCGCTGGCTTCTGCCCCAGAACCCAACCTTGCCACAACGGGGGTGTCTACCAGGCCTCCCAGGGCTCCTGCAGCTGCCCACCTGGTTGGATG GGCACCAtctgctccctgccctgcccagaggGCTTCCATGGACCCAACTGCTCCCAAGAGTGCCACTGTCACAATGGTGGCCTCTGTGACCGATTCACTGGCCAGTGTCGCTGCGCCCCGGGCTACACGGGGGATCG GTGCCGTGAGGAGTGCCCCGTGGGCAGCTTCGGCCAGGACTGTGCAGAGACGTGCGACTGCGCCCAGGGCGCGCGCTGCTTCCCGGCCAACGGCGCGTGTCTGTGCGAACACGGCTTCACCGGGGACCGCTGCACCGAGCGCCTCTGCCCCGACGGCCTCTATGGCCTCAGCTGCCAGGAGCCCTGCACCTGCGACCCGGAGCACAGCCTCAG CTGCCACCCCATGAGCGGGGAGTGCTCGTGCCTGCCGGGCTGGGCCGGCCTGCACTGCAACGAGAGCTGCCCGCAGGACACGCACGGGCCCGGCTGCCAGGAGCACTGCCTCTGCCTCCACGGCGGCGTGTGCCAGCCCGACAGCGGCCACTGCCGCTGTGCGCCCGGCTACACG GGCCCGCACTGCGCCAGCCTCTGCCCCCCCGACACCTATGGAGTCGACTGCAGCGCGCGATGCTCCTGCGACAACGCCATCGCCTGCTCGCCGGTCGACGGCGCCTGCGTGTGCAAGGAGG GTTGGCAGCGTGGTAACTGCTCCGTGCCCTGCTCGCCTGGAACCTGGGGCTTTGGTTGCAACGCCAGCTGTCAGTGTGCCCACGAGGCGGCTTGCAGCCCCCAAACTGGAGCCTGCACCTGCACCCCTGGGTGGCACGGAGCGCACTGCCAGCTCCCCTGCCCG AAGGGGCAGTTTGGCGAAGGCTGTGCCAGCCGCTGTGACTGTGACCACTCTGATGGCTGCGACCCTGTTCATGGACACTGCCGGTGCCAGGCCGGCTGGACGG GGGCCCGCTGCCACCTGCCCTGCCCCGACGGCCTCTGGGGGGCCGACTGCAATAAGAGCTGTACCTGCAAGCACGGGGGCACCTGTGTCCCGGAGAACGGCAACTGCGTGTGCGCCCCCGGATTCCGAGGGCCCTCCTGCCAGAAAT CCTGCCAGCCTGGCCGCTATGGCAAACGCTGTGCGCCCTGCAAGTGTGCCAACCACTCCTCCTGCCACCCCTCGGACGGGACCTGCTTCTGCCTGGCCGGCTGGACAGGCTCCGATTGCTCCCAGC CATGCCCTCTAGGACACTGGGGAGCTGACTGTGCCCAGCCCTGCCAGTGTGGCCACGGGGGCACCTGCCACCCCCAGGATGGGAGCTGTTTCTGCCCCCCAGGCTGGACGGGACGCCTCTGCTTGGAAG GCTGCTCTCCCGGGACGTTCGGACCCAACTGCTCCCAGCCATGCCAGTGCGCTCCTGGAGAGAGGTGCCACCCGGTCACGGGGGCCTGTGTGTGTCCCCCAGAGGACAGCGGTGCCCCCTGCAGGATTG GAAACCAGGAGCCCTTCACCATGATGCCTACCTCTCCCGTGGCCTACAACTCGCTGGGGGCGGTCATCGGCATCGCAGTTCTGGGCTCCCTGGTGGTGGCCCTGCTGGCGCTCTTTGTCGGCTACCGCCACTGGCAGAAGGGCAAGGAGCACCGGCACCTGGTGGTGGCCTACAGCGGCGGGCACCTGGACAGCTCTGAGTACGTCATGCCAG ATGTCCCCCCGAGCTACAGCCACTACTACTCCAACCCCAGCTACCACACCCTGTCACAGTGCTCCCCgaacaccccaccccccaacaag GTTCCGGGCAGTCAGCAGTTCGCCGGCTTCCAGGGGCTGGATAACCACAGCACCCTACCCGCGGACTGGAAGCACCGCCGTGAGCCCCCACCAGGGCCTGTGGAGCGGG GGCCCATCTCTgaagaggggctgggggccagcgTGGCTTCCCTGAGTAGCGAGAACCCCTATGCCACCATCCGGGACCTGCCCAGCCTCCTAGGGAGCCCCCGGGAGAGCAGCTATGTGGAGATGAAAGGCCCTCCCACAGGGTCCCCCCTCAGGCAGCCAGCTCAGGTCTGGGACAGCCAGGGCCGGCGACACCCCCAGCCACAGAGAGATAGTGGCACCTACGAAGAGCCCAGCCCTCTGACCTATG acCGAGACTCTGCGGGCTCCCAGCCCCCACTGCCTCCGGGCCTGCCCCCTGGCCACTACGACTCACCGAAGAACAGCCACATCCCCGGGCATTACGACTTGCCTCCAGTTCGGCAGCCCCCATCACCCCCGCTCCGGCACCAGGACCGCTGA